The following coding sequences lie in one Niabella agricola genomic window:
- a CDS encoding ABC transporter permease yields MKQLFVFIRKEFYHVFRDRRTLLILFGLPLVQILLFGYALTSEVKNVDLVVTNVSNDVLGQRLTYKLRSSAFFNVQEQPLSPTEIESAFRKGHIKAALIVPPGFSSDFIKAGRATLQVLTDGSEPNTSKTVQQYIGAIVQDFQREEQSITSIPLSITPGFRMLYNEEGNGSINYVPGVLALILMIVCTALTSVAVVREKETGTMEILLVSPFKPMMVLVAKAIPFLILSLVNFAFILLLAVYVLNVPIAGSLVLLFVITLLFIATSLSFGLLISNTTNSQQVALLISMMGLMLPTIIFTGFIFPLENMPLPFQWISNLVPAKWYYAAVKSVMLKGLGITYVWKEMGVLCIMTILLLIITVNRFKIRLA; encoded by the coding sequence ATGAAACAGTTATTCGTTTTTATCCGCAAAGAATTCTATCATGTCTTCCGGGACCGGCGGACGCTCCTTATTCTGTTTGGGCTCCCACTGGTACAGATCCTGTTGTTTGGTTATGCACTAACCAGTGAAGTAAAAAATGTAGACCTCGTTGTTACCAATGTTTCCAATGACGTGCTTGGGCAGCGCCTTACCTACAAACTCCGGTCCTCTGCATTCTTCAACGTACAGGAGCAACCATTATCACCCACTGAAATCGAAAGCGCATTCAGGAAGGGACATATCAAAGCGGCGCTGATCGTCCCTCCTGGTTTCAGCAGCGATTTTATCAAGGCAGGACGTGCCACACTCCAGGTGCTTACAGACGGCAGCGAGCCCAATACTTCAAAAACCGTGCAGCAATATATCGGCGCTATTGTACAAGACTTTCAACGCGAAGAACAATCCATCACCTCCATCCCTCTCAGCATTACGCCCGGATTCCGGATGCTATACAACGAGGAAGGGAATGGCTCCATTAACTATGTGCCGGGGGTACTGGCGCTCATATTGATGATCGTTTGTACGGCACTCACCTCCGTAGCTGTGGTTCGGGAGAAAGAAACCGGCACCATGGAAATTTTGCTGGTATCTCCATTCAAACCAATGATGGTATTGGTAGCCAAGGCCATTCCTTTCCTGATCCTCTCGCTCGTTAATTTCGCATTTATCCTCCTGCTGGCGGTTTATGTTTTAAATGTCCCTATCGCCGGGAGTCTTGTATTGTTATTTGTGATTACCCTGCTGTTCATCGCTACCAGCCTGTCCTTCGGATTGTTGATCTCCAATACCACCAATTCCCAGCAGGTAGCCCTGCTTATTTCCATGATGGGCCTGATGCTACCAACCATCATCTTTACCGGGTTCATTTTTCCCCTGGAAAATATGCCGCTGCCGTTTCAATGGATCTCAAACCTGGTGCCGGCCAAATGGTATTATGCCGCGGTAAAATCGGTCATGCTAAAGGGTCTGGGAATTACCTATGTATGGAAAGAAATGGGTGTACTCTGCATCATGACAATCCTGTTGCTCATCATTACTGTAAACCGGTTTAAGATCAGATTGGCATGA
- a CDS encoding ABC transporter ATP-binding protein, giving the protein MDPEINHQPQAPVAGIAIECQELSKKFGDFTAVDRISFSVKSGEIFGFLGANGAGKTTAMRMLCGLSYPSSGHATVAGFDVYRQQEKIKQHIGYMSQKFSLYDDLTPLENIRFFGGVYGVAEKVIRQRSHALVRSLGLENEANKLVGALPLGWKQKLAFAVALFHQPRIVFLDEPTGGVDPVTRRQFWDMIYEAAEKGVTIFVTTHYMDESEYCDRVTIMVDGKIEALDTPANLKQQFGCDHMDEVFYRLARTARRSDT; this is encoded by the coding sequence ATGGACCCGGAAATTAACCATCAGCCGCAAGCACCGGTCGCCGGAATCGCTATTGAATGCCAGGAACTTTCCAAAAAATTCGGCGATTTCACAGCAGTGGACCGGATCAGTTTCAGCGTGAAGTCCGGCGAAATCTTTGGATTTCTGGGTGCAAATGGTGCGGGAAAAACCACCGCCATGCGCATGCTATGCGGACTCTCGTATCCAAGCTCCGGTCATGCTACTGTAGCAGGATTTGATGTATACCGGCAACAGGAAAAGATTAAACAGCATATCGGGTACATGAGCCAGAAATTTTCCCTGTACGATGACCTTACTCCTCTGGAAAATATAAGATTCTTTGGTGGTGTTTATGGCGTTGCAGAAAAAGTGATCAGGCAGCGGAGCCACGCACTGGTCCGGTCACTGGGCCTCGAAAATGAGGCAAACAAACTGGTAGGCGCTCTTCCCCTGGGCTGGAAACAAAAACTGGCATTTGCTGTAGCGCTGTTTCATCAGCCCCGAATCGTTTTTCTGGACGAGCCTACCGGCGGAGTAGATCCGGTAACCCGCCGGCAGTTCTGGGATATGATCTACGAAGCAGCCGAAAAGGGTGTCACCATTTTTGTAACCACACATTATATGGACGAATCAGAATACTGCGACAGGGTAACCATTATGGTTGACGGTAAAATAGAAGCGCTGGATACACCGGCCAACCTGAAGCAGCAGTTTGGCTGCGACCATATGGATGAAGTATTTTACAGACTGGCCAGAACCGCCCGGCGTAGTGATACTTAA
- a CDS encoding ABC transporter ATP-binding protein: MKKNNAHTAPVAAAPIIADHISKSYNKGAVQALSDVSFEVKKGELFGLIGPDGAGKTTLFRILTTLLLADQGQARVSGYDVVKDFQQIRRTVGYMPGKFSLYQDLTVEENLTFFATLFGTTVTANYELIKDIYDQIKPFSTRRAGKLSGGMKQKLALCCALIHKPEVLFLDEPTTGVDVVSRREFWEMLRKLKQQGISMLVSTPYMEEAVRCDRIALIQNGRILHVDTPAGITHAYPAKLYAVKAASIYMLLKDLRSWEQVESCYAFGEWLHVTLRQDSGDGLALIRQYTAARAHEQVVIQPIAPTIEDSFIRLATSNALSYGPGN; the protein is encoded by the coding sequence ATGAAAAAAAATAATGCACATACCGCCCCGGTTGCAGCTGCGCCCATTATAGCAGACCACATCAGCAAAAGCTATAACAAAGGAGCCGTGCAGGCCCTGTCTGATGTATCATTCGAAGTTAAGAAGGGTGAGCTGTTCGGACTGATCGGACCGGATGGTGCCGGTAAAACAACCCTTTTCCGCATCCTTACTACTCTTCTGTTGGCAGACCAGGGACAAGCGCGGGTATCCGGGTACGATGTGGTAAAAGACTTTCAGCAGATCCGCAGAACCGTTGGGTATATGCCCGGGAAATTTTCGCTATACCAGGACCTGACCGTTGAGGAAAATCTCACCTTTTTTGCCACGCTTTTTGGCACCACTGTAACCGCAAACTACGAACTGATAAAAGATATTTACGACCAGATCAAACCGTTCAGTACCCGACGGGCAGGAAAACTCTCCGGTGGAATGAAACAGAAACTGGCCCTATGCTGTGCGCTGATCCATAAGCCGGAGGTATTATTCCTGGACGAGCCCACCACGGGTGTAGACGTGGTTTCCCGGAGAGAGTTTTGGGAGATGCTGCGAAAACTGAAACAGCAGGGCATCAGCATGTTGGTATCCACCCCTTATATGGAAGAGGCCGTCCGTTGCGATCGTATTGCCCTGATCCAGAACGGTCGCATTCTCCACGTAGATACACCTGCTGGGATTACACATGCCTATCCTGCAAAACTATACGCCGTTAAAGCCGCATCAATATATATGCTGCTAAAGGATCTTAGATCCTGGGAACAGGTGGAAAGTTGCTATGCCTTTGGAGAATGGCTGCATGTAACGCTCCGGCAGGACAGCGGGGATGGTCTTGCACTGATCCGGCAATATACAGCAGCCAGAGCGCATGAGCAGGTGGTTATTCAACCCATCGCACCTACAATTGAAGACAGTTTTATACGACTCGCAACCTCAAATGCATTATCATATGGACCCGGAAATTAA
- a CDS encoding phosphatidate cytidylyltransferase, with product MKNLQFYALAGMLLLQSCSAVEAVFKAGMWWAFFLVGIALLGVFLLLRRK from the coding sequence ATGAAAAATCTTCAGTTTTATGCGCTTGCCGGTATGTTATTGCTTCAAAGCTGCAGTGCGGTGGAGGCCGTTTTTAAAGCAGGTATGTGGTGGGCTTTTTTCCTGGTAGGAATAGCGCTGTTGGGTGTATTCCTGTTATTGCGACGGAAGTAG
- a CDS encoding ABC transporter permease: MKRLRFILQKEFRQMFRDRTILAMMFMLPLIQLGILPLAMNLDVKNINLTIVDKDHSTYTQKLISKIGASGYFKIVATAPAYQQALITLENGKADVILEIPASFERNLIREGRQPLNITVDAINGTKSGIGSAYLLAVIHDFNQEIRVMSNGQPATAPATIDMASSAWFNPYEKFTWYIVPGILVLLLTLVGGFLSALNIVREKEIGTIEQINVTPIKKWQFILGKMIPFWVVGMIVLTIGLLVARLFYGIIPLGNLFVLYLLAAVYLVALLGFGLLISTISNSQLQAMFIAFFFIMIFVLMSGLFTSVDSMPVWARSIAASLPITHFMKAVRMIILKGSGFKDVLPVFMIELLFAIGLNALAIWNYRKTQ, from the coding sequence ATGAAAAGGCTTCGCTTCATATTACAGAAAGAATTCCGTCAAATGTTCCGCGACCGGACCATCCTGGCGATGATGTTTATGCTTCCGCTCATTCAGCTGGGAATCTTACCACTTGCCATGAACCTGGATGTAAAAAATATAAATCTCACCATCGTTGATAAAGATCACAGCACTTATACACAAAAACTCATTTCCAAAATAGGCGCATCCGGTTATTTTAAGATCGTGGCAACGGCCCCGGCCTATCAGCAGGCACTGATTACACTGGAGAACGGCAAGGCCGATGTCATTCTCGAAATACCGGCATCATTTGAGCGTAATCTGATCAGGGAAGGCCGTCAGCCGTTAAATATTACCGTTGATGCCATTAACGGAACCAAATCCGGGATCGGTTCGGCTTACCTGCTCGCCGTCATCCACGATTTCAACCAGGAGATCCGTGTTATGAGCAATGGCCAACCGGCTACTGCCCCGGCAACGATCGATATGGCATCCTCCGCCTGGTTCAATCCTTATGAAAAATTCACCTGGTATATCGTTCCGGGTATTTTAGTACTGCTGCTAACCCTGGTTGGGGGATTTCTTTCTGCCCTGAATATTGTACGGGAAAAAGAAATCGGCACGATTGAACAGATTAATGTAACTCCCATAAAAAAATGGCAGTTTATATTAGGAAAAATGATTCCCTTCTGGGTGGTGGGGATGATCGTGTTGACGATTGGATTGCTGGTGGCGCGGCTTTTTTACGGGATCATCCCGTTGGGTAATCTTTTTGTTCTGTACCTGCTGGCAGCTGTTTACCTGGTAGCCCTCCTGGGATTTGGCCTGCTCATATCCACCATCAGCAATAGCCAATTACAAGCCATGTTCATCGCATTCTTTTTCATCATGATCTTTGTTTTAATGAGTGGCCTGTTTACGTCTGTAGACAGTATGCCGGTTTGGGCACGGTCTATCGCTGCCAGCCTGCCCATCACGCATTTTATGAAAGCCGTCCGCATGATCATCCTGAAAGGAAGTGGCTTTAAAGATGTATTGCCTGTCTTTATGATCGAGCTCCTCTTTGCCATAGGGCTCAATGCCCTGGCCATCTGGAATTACCGGAAAACACAATAG
- a CDS encoding alpha-L-fucosidase, with amino-acid sequence MKLKIGFLLGMVVAAIAVHAQPEPAAAKTKWFTDARFGMFIHWGLYSAAEGTWKGERLRYGNNYAEWIRYRNRISKEEYGTLAKRFDWKRINPEEWVLLAKKAGMKYITITSKHHDGVALWNSKVSDYNLTKLSGTNRDVIKELAAACKKHGIKLGFYYSHWVDWDHPYGWDHNKELTGIKDEDYDRYWQEKVIPQLRELLTNYGDISMFWFDMWLNYKQTVVKKEQLDQVVRLIRELQPNCLINSRIGLPADDPGVDFESKGDNEFGSAYTAHPWETSGTIAHSWGYYGQENEWKSTSQLLQSLIGNVSLNGDFTLNVGPRADGSIPYEGVRRLEDMGKWLAKNGEAIYGCTGLGLRADQHDWGRITTKKIKNKQLVYLHVYNWPLDKVLRLSGILSKPEKAELITASGKKPLRFTQNGPLTHIQLPEQAADPFVSVVALQYPAPVTLDGEMVPESTFGGFALTASNVWERSSNFKLMRYDGLRPTHLVLDKEGTLTWEVYIPEAGNYRVGLSYHNHSKNATDVMIRVTDQHLEQQLKPSGTIVAEPHSSYTDEFADTSLGQLHFPKAGFYQLSFKAAPGAAGLLYFNGIWIDKPVQ; translated from the coding sequence ATGAAATTAAAGATCGGATTTCTTTTGGGGATGGTAGTGGCCGCTATTGCCGTTCACGCTCAACCAGAGCCCGCTGCTGCAAAAACTAAATGGTTTACGGATGCCCGTTTCGGGATGTTTATTCACTGGGGACTGTATAGTGCCGCAGAGGGCACGTGGAAGGGGGAGCGCCTCCGGTACGGGAATAATTATGCGGAATGGATCCGTTACCGCAACCGTATTTCCAAAGAAGAATATGGAACGCTGGCAAAGCGCTTCGACTGGAAGCGGATCAACCCCGAAGAATGGGTATTGCTGGCCAAAAAGGCCGGCATGAAATATATCACCATTACCTCTAAACATCACGACGGCGTAGCGCTTTGGAATAGCAAGGTGAGCGACTATAATCTTACCAAGTTGAGCGGTACCAACCGGGATGTGATCAAAGAGCTGGCGGCCGCCTGTAAGAAACATGGTATCAAACTGGGTTTTTATTATTCCCACTGGGTAGATTGGGATCATCCTTACGGGTGGGATCATAATAAGGAACTGACCGGTATAAAGGACGAAGATTATGACCGGTACTGGCAGGAGAAAGTAATTCCACAATTGAGGGAATTATTGACCAATTATGGCGACATTTCTATGTTCTGGTTTGATATGTGGCTGAATTATAAGCAGACGGTGGTGAAGAAAGAGCAACTGGACCAGGTAGTGCGGCTGATAAGGGAATTGCAGCCCAATTGCCTGATCAATTCCCGGATTGGCCTGCCCGCTGATGATCCTGGTGTAGATTTTGAATCGAAGGGAGATAACGAGTTCGGGTCGGCATATACAGCCCATCCCTGGGAAACCTCCGGCACCATTGCGCATTCCTGGGGATATTATGGCCAGGAAAATGAATGGAAATCGACCAGCCAGTTATTGCAATCATTAATTGGTAATGTAAGTCTCAATGGCGACTTTACGCTGAACGTAGGACCACGGGCAGACGGATCGATCCCTTATGAAGGCGTGCGCCGCCTGGAGGATATGGGTAAATGGCTGGCAAAAAACGGGGAAGCTATTTATGGATGTACAGGCCTGGGACTGCGTGCCGATCAGCATGACTGGGGAAGGATCACTACAAAAAAAATAAAGAACAAACAACTGGTTTACCTGCATGTATACAACTGGCCACTGGATAAAGTGCTGCGTCTTTCAGGGATCCTGTCCAAACCCGAAAAGGCAGAACTCATTACTGCTTCTGGTAAAAAGCCCCTGCGGTTTACTCAAAATGGACCGTTAACACATATACAGTTGCCGGAACAGGCGGCTGATCCGTTTGTATCGGTGGTGGCATTGCAGTACCCGGCACCGGTAACGCTGGACGGTGAAATGGTGCCGGAATCGACCTTTGGTGGTTTTGCGCTTACGGCTTCCAATGTGTGGGAGCGTTCTTCAAACTTCAAGCTGATGCGTTACGACGGCCTCCGTCCCACACACCTCGTACTAGATAAAGAAGGAACACTTACCTGGGAAGTATATATACCCGAGGCAGGGAATTATCGGGTTGGTCTTTCCTATCATAATCATTCAAAAAATGCAACGGATGTTATGATCCGGGTGACGGATCAGCACCTGGAACAACAATTAAAGCCGTCTGGTACCATTGTAGCAGAGCCGCATTCCAGCTATACCGATGAATTTGCAGATACTTCCCTGGGGCAATTGCATTTTCCGAAGGCCGGGTTTTACCAGCTGTCGTTTAAGGCCGCACCGGGAGCCGCGGGCCTCCTGTATTTTAATGGGATCTGGATCGATAAGCCTGTACAGTAA
- a CDS encoding translocation/assembly module TamB domain-containing protein: MNKAVKKGLKIVVKILASILVLIILLILSLNLPFVQNLIKNKVIAYLKKKTDTEIRLERIRIGFPKDLELNKLYVADKKKDTLLYAEKLGVDLDMLALLSNRVEVNNIELDTVRANIYRLHPDTVFNYQFLVDSLISNEKKPAEDEKKDSTSTLKFRLNKITFNDIRIRFKDDVVGNDAGIILANLDARVKTFDLDQMHYALSKLALKNTRLYYFQNKPLTVLQQQADSSIDQTAAKKGRLPLIEFGKLALDNVLLHYNDGLSDTRAMANLHTFHLEDLALDLTNGGYRSSDVLLQNSVVNFAYRPTPSNEKAIQTAADSTSGSPFRLLLNKVILANNQVKYDNLSEKSTPGHLDFNHLNIKELGLTGNKVAIDSSGIRAALLGGKLKDTSGFVLNDLKGVVVYDDQQLKVDGFILKTPYTQIDNNSLLTYTAQEDLSKHPEKVKMEVQFRNTIIGMQDLYYLMPSVPASYRSRQIRLAAAFTGYLNDLDIEKLQIQGLTSTSIDIAGGIRGLPDMNKAIFNLNLRKLQTSRSDLFALIPPSSIPQSIALPSYLSANGTFNGGLTNFTTALQLKTDMGGANLQAAMGGPKNRETYRAKVQLNNFNLGRLLKQEDQLGTVSLLANISGQSLDPKKMRAKLNGTIYHARYNKYDYKDIKLEGSYAGNIATLNAISNDSNAHFTLDTRIDLNKKTPAIKGTADLKYIDLQKLHFYSDPLKLAGLADIDFSSVDPDYLNGTAILKSVQIGFNESVYNIDTLTLHAVSTKEHNALSLQSDFITAQFNGKYQLTQIGQAFINQINKYYAFAPAKKITPQQMQFQIAITDPKLIQKFVPALTTLDPATISGTINTASDILRLNAFFPRVVYDSFDIKNIVLKAGNTDSARLDYALNIKEIQSPSVNLYNAEVSGAALNNLLDVNVFLRDHSNKDKYRIAGHFKSMNETYQFTLDPQKLLLNYDPWKVAPDNLIQYGKAGVYVRNFEISNNGQSLAINSRSTQPNAPVNVKFTNFMLETLTRYADQDTAMVGGKLNGVVDVTDIATSPKFEADLTINQLRYQKDALGDAAIKINNNTANAYQADIRLSGLHDLAVTGFYYTAPTGSLDLDIAVNKIDLRHIESISGGQIRNGKGILTGKLTAKGPVNKPAILGALAFKDAGFNIAQLNGYYQLKNETVRFVASGVSFSNFTIRDSANQPLTLDGMITLPNFSNPGFNLTLRANNFKVMNSTAADNELFYGTVLVTLNARITGDLNKPKVNMQTRINKGTKFNFVVPNEDPLVASQEGIVEFIDKDAPPFNGRQPVNVDSLTRSPITGLDIAGDVTIDKEAEITIVVDPQNGDALRVKGEADLSLQMDPSGRTTLTGRYEITEGGYNLTIGGLAKREFKIQQGSSIQWTGAPTEANADITAIYEVNTSPIDLVAAQIESESNTNRTMYRQKLPFYVYLKMNGELLKPRISFQIDMRESERNAFNGIVYTRLQQINANESELNKQVFALLALNRFISDNPFESLAGGTSASALARQSVSKLLTEQLNNLASDLIKGVDINFDLTSQEDYSTGQEKTKTDLNVAFTKRLLNDRLSVTVGNNFALEGANTNQSAAQLASNVNIEYLLSRDGRYRLRAYRRNQTEGIIEGQIIETGVGFIIVVDYNKFREVFRSFRKRDQRRGTGNFSNNRQNRGNE; encoded by the coding sequence TTGAATAAAGCAGTAAAAAAAGGCTTAAAGATCGTTGTAAAAATACTTGCAAGCATTCTTGTGCTGATCATCCTGCTCATCCTGTCGCTGAACCTGCCCTTTGTCCAGAATCTTATCAAGAACAAGGTGATTGCCTATCTCAAGAAGAAGACGGATACAGAGATCCGCCTTGAGCGCATCCGCATCGGGTTTCCAAAAGATCTTGAACTGAACAAACTGTATGTAGCCGATAAAAAAAAGGACACCCTGCTTTATGCTGAAAAGCTGGGCGTGGATCTGGATATGCTGGCCCTGCTCTCCAATCGTGTGGAAGTCAACAATATTGAGCTCGATACGGTGCGCGCCAACATCTATCGCCTCCATCCGGATACTGTTTTCAACTATCAGTTCCTGGTAGACTCCCTTATCTCCAACGAAAAGAAACCTGCAGAGGACGAAAAAAAAGACTCAACCTCCACCTTAAAATTCCGTCTTAACAAAATAACCTTCAATGATATCCGCATCCGTTTCAAAGATGATGTGGTTGGAAATGATGCGGGCATTATACTGGCCAACCTGGATGCCCGGGTAAAAACATTCGACCTGGATCAAATGCATTATGCGCTTAGTAAATTAGCGCTCAAAAATACCCGGTTATATTATTTCCAGAACAAACCACTTACTGTATTGCAACAGCAGGCCGATTCCAGTATTGATCAAACAGCGGCGAAAAAAGGCCGGCTACCGCTGATCGAATTCGGCAAGTTGGCGCTGGACAATGTATTGCTTCATTACAACGACGGCCTGTCCGATACCCGTGCCATGGCCAACCTGCATACGTTTCACCTGGAAGACCTGGCACTCGACCTTACAAATGGAGGCTATCGTTCTTCGGACGTATTGTTGCAAAACTCGGTGGTCAATTTTGCTTATCGCCCAACCCCATCCAATGAAAAAGCTATTCAAACTGCTGCCGACAGCACATCCGGTTCTCCTTTCCGTTTACTGCTGAACAAAGTGATCCTGGCCAACAACCAGGTAAAATATGATAACCTGTCAGAGAAGTCTACACCCGGACACCTGGATTTTAATCACCTTAATATAAAAGAACTGGGCCTTACCGGTAACAAGGTTGCAATCGACAGCAGCGGCATCAGGGCCGCCTTACTGGGCGGAAAGCTGAAGGACACCAGCGGTTTCGTCCTCAATGATCTGAAAGGTGTTGTTGTATACGATGACCAGCAGTTGAAGGTAGACGGGTTTATCTTAAAAACACCATATACCCAGATCGACAACAACAGCCTGCTGACTTATACGGCACAGGAGGATCTGAGCAAACACCCGGAGAAGGTCAAAATGGAGGTACAGTTCCGCAATACCATTATAGGCATGCAGGACCTTTACTACCTGATGCCATCAGTGCCTGCCAGTTACCGGAGCCGGCAGATCCGTCTTGCGGCGGCCTTTACAGGCTATCTGAACGATCTTGATATTGAAAAGCTGCAAATACAGGGGTTAACCAGCACCAGTATTGATATTGCCGGCGGGATCCGGGGATTGCCGGATATGAACAAAGCCATCTTTAACCTCAACCTGCGCAAGCTGCAAACCTCCAGGAGCGACCTGTTTGCCCTGATACCACCCAGCTCGATACCCCAAAGCATCGCACTGCCCAGCTATCTTTCGGCAAACGGAACATTCAACGGAGGCCTGACCAATTTCACTACAGCACTGCAATTAAAAACCGATATGGGTGGTGCCAACCTGCAGGCAGCCATGGGCGGCCCCAAAAACAGGGAAACCTATCGGGCCAAGGTGCAGCTGAACAACTTTAACCTGGGTCGTCTATTAAAACAAGAGGATCAGCTGGGAACTGTATCGCTCCTGGCCAATATCAGCGGACAAAGCCTGGATCCCAAGAAAATGCGCGCCAAACTAAACGGCACCATCTATCATGCCCGTTATAACAAATATGATTATAAGGACATCAAGCTGGAAGGCAGCTATGCCGGAAATATTGCAACCCTTAATGCCATCAGCAACGACAGCAATGCGCATTTCACCCTGGATACTAGAATAGATCTTAATAAAAAAACACCGGCAATCAAAGGAACGGCCGACCTGAAATATATCGATCTTCAAAAACTCCATTTCTATTCCGATCCGTTAAAGCTGGCCGGCCTGGCAGATATAGACTTCAGCTCAGTAGACCCGGATTACCTGAATGGTACTGCGATCCTTAAAAGTGTTCAGATTGGTTTTAATGAATCGGTTTATAATATCGACACATTAACGCTCCATGCAGTTTCTACCAAAGAACACAACGCGCTATCCCTGCAATCGGACTTTATTACCGCGCAATTCAATGGTAAATACCAGCTCACCCAGATAGGGCAGGCCTTTATTAACCAGATCAATAAGTATTACGCCTTTGCGCCTGCAAAAAAGATAACACCGCAGCAAATGCAGTTTCAGATCGCCATCACCGACCCAAAACTGATCCAAAAGTTTGTACCGGCGCTAACCACGCTTGATCCGGCCACCATCAGCGGGACCATTAATACGGCAAGCGACATTCTCCGGCTGAATGCCTTTTTCCCGCGTGTGGTATATGATAGTTTTGATATAAAGAATATCGTACTGAAGGCTGGCAATACCGACTCGGCAAGACTGGATTACGCACTGAACATAAAAGAGATCCAAAGCCCTTCTGTTAATTTATACAATGCGGAAGTAAGCGGAGCCGCGCTTAATAACCTGCTGGATGTAAATGTATTTTTAAGAGACCATAGTAATAAAGACAAGTACCGGATTGCCGGTCACTTTAAATCCATGAATGAAACCTACCAGTTCACATTGGACCCGCAAAAGCTCCTGTTGAATTACGATCCCTGGAAGGTAGCTCCCGACAACCTGATCCAGTATGGCAAGGCCGGCGTTTATGTGCGCAACTTTGAGATCAGCAATAACGGGCAATCACTGGCAATCAACAGCCGGTCGACCCAGCCCAACGCGCCCGTAAATGTGAAGTTCACCAACTTTATGCTGGAAACCCTTACCCGGTATGCAGATCAGGATACCGCAATGGTAGGCGGAAAACTCAATGGCGTGGTCGATGTCACCGATATTGCCACCAGTCCGAAGTTTGAGGCAGATCTTACCATTAACCAACTCCGGTACCAGAAAGATGCACTGGGTGATGCCGCCATAAAAATAAACAACAATACAGCTAACGCCTACCAGGCCGATATCCGCTTATCCGGTCTGCACGATCTGGCCGTAACCGGTTTCTACTATACCGCGCCCACAGGTTCGCTGGATTTGGATATTGCTGTTAACAAGATCGATCTGAGGCACATTGAAAGTATCAGTGGCGGCCAGATAAGGAACGGCAAGGGAATCCTTACCGGAAAACTTACTGCAAAAGGGCCTGTAAACAAACCGGCTATCCTGGGTGCCCTTGCCTTTAAAGACGCGGGGTTCAATATTGCACAACTCAACGGGTATTACCAGCTCAAAAATGAAACCGTACGTTTTGTAGCGTCCGGCGTTTCCTTTAGTAACTTCACCATACGGGATTCTGCTAACCAGCCACTAACCCTGGATGGCATGATTACGTTGCCCAACTTTTCCAACCCCGGCTTCAACCTTACGCTTCGCGCCAACAACTTCAAGGTAATGAACTCCACCGCGGCCGACAATGAGCTCTTCTACGGTACAGTGCTCGTCACCTTAAACGCACGGATCACCGGCGACCTGAACAAACCCAAGGTAAACATGCAGACGCGCATTAATAAAGGAACCAAATTTAATTTTGTAGTACCCAATGAAGATCCCCTGGTGGCCAGCCAGGAAGGCATCGTGGAATTTATCGACAAGGATGCGCCCCCGTTCAACGGCAGGCAGCCGGTCAATGTAGATAGTTTGACCCGCTCGCCGATTACCGGCCTGGATATTGCAGGAGATGTAACCATCGACAAAGAAGCTGAGATCACGATTGTGGTAGATCCGCAGAATGGGGATGCATTGCGCGTTAAAGGAGAAGCCGATCTCAGTCTCCAAATGGATCCCAGCGGCCGCACCACTTTAACCGGCCGGTACGAGATCACCGAAGGAGGATACAATCTGACCATCGGCGGACTGGCCAAACGGGAATTTAAAATCCAGCAGGGAAGTTCTATACAGTGGACCGGCGCCCCCACGGAAGCCAACGCAGACATCACGGCTATTTACGAAGTGAACACTTCGCCCATCGACCTGGTAGCGGCGCAGATTGAGTCGGAGAGTAATACCAACCGCACCATGTACCGGCAAAAGCTTCCCTTTTATGTATACCTTAAAATGAACGGCGAATTATTAAAACCCCGCATCAGTTTCCAGATCGATATGCGTGAAAGTGAGCGCAACGCCTTTAACGGCATTGTGTATACCCGGTTGCAACAGATCAATGCCAATGAAAGCGAACTGAACAAACAGGTATTTGCGCTCCTGGCCCTCAACCGCTTCATCTCCGACAACCCGTTTGAAAGCCTCGCCGGCGGTACCTCTGCGAGCGCACTGGCACGGCAGAGCGTAAGCAAGCTGCTTACCGAACAACTCAACAACCTTGCGTCCGACCTTATCAAAGGCGTAGACATTAATTTTGATCTTACCTCCCAGGAAGATTATTCTACAGGGCAGGAAAAGACCAAGACCGATCTGAATGTGGCCTTTACCAAACGGCTGTTGAACGACCGTCTTAGTGTTACTGTAGGAAATAATTTTGCATTGGAAGGTGCCAATACCAACCAGAGCGCGGCCCAGCTGGCCAGCAATGTAAACATCGAGTACCTGCTTTCACGGGACGGGCGTTATCGCCTGAGGGCCTATCGCCGCAACCAGACTGAGGGCATCATTGAAGGGCAGATCATTGAAACCGGCGTGGGCTTTATCATTGTTGTGGATTACAATAAGTTCAGGGAAGTGTTCCGGAGTTTCAGGAAACGGGATCAGCGACGCGGAACCGGCAACTTCAGCAATAACCGACAAAACAGGGGAAATGAGTAA